The genomic stretch GTAGGGCATCATGCATTACCCACAACCCTATGATGTCATCGTTATCGGCGGCGGACACGCCGGAACCGAGGCGGCTTTGGCGGCGGCACGGATGGGGCAGCGTACCCTGTTGTTGACCCACAATATCGAAACCATTGGCGCGATGAGCTGCAATCCCGCTATCGGCGGCATTGGCAAAGGCCATTTGGTCAAGGAAGTCGACGCGCTGGGCGGCGCAATGGCGCACGCCGCCGACCGGGGTGGTATCCAGTTCCGCACCCTCAATTCCAGCAAAGGTGCGGCGGTGCGTGCAACCCGTGCACAGGCCGACCGGGTACGTTACAAGGCGGCGATTCGTACCATCGTTGAGAACCAGCCTAATCTGCACATGTTCCAGCAAGCGGTCGATGATTTGCTGGTGGAAGGCGATACCGTCGTCGGGGTGCGAACCCAAATGGGCTTGAGCTTTACAGCGCGTGCGGTAGTGCTGACATCGGGGACGTTTCTTGCGGGTAAAATTCACATTGGCTTGAGCAACCATGCGGGAGGTCGGGCAGGTGATCCGCCTTCGATGGCGCTGGCGGAACGCTTGCGTGAACTGCCGTTTCGTGTGGATCGTCTGAAAACAGGCACACCGCCGCGTATTGATGCCCGTAGCATCGACTTCAGCAAGCTCGAAGAGCAGCCAGGTGATACGCCGACCCCAGTATTTTCCTTTTTGGGCAACGTGGCTGAGCACCCGCCGCAAGTTTCTTGCCACATCACCTATACCAATCCCCAGACGCACGACATCATCCGCAGCGGACTGGATCGTTCGCCGATGTACACCGGCGTGATTGAAGGCATAGGCCCGCGTTACTGTCCGTCGATTGAAGACAAAGTAGTGCGTTTTGCCGATAAGGATCGTCACCAGATTTTCATCGAGCCGGAAGGGCTGGATACTCACGAAGTGTACCCTAACGGTATTTCCACCAGTTTGCCGTTTGACGTGCAGTATGCATTGGTTCGCTCAATGGCTGGTTTGGAAAATGCGCATATTACCCGCCCCGGTTATGCTATCGAATACGACTTCTTCGACCCGCGTGACCTGAAGCCGACGCTGGAAACCAAAGCGATGCACGGCCTGTTTTTTGCCGGGCAAATCAATGGTACGACTGGCTACGAAGAAGCCGCTGCGCAAGGCTTGCTAGCGGGTTTGAATGCCGGGTTGTACGCGCAGGAAAAAGACGGTTGGTCGCCGCGTCGTGATCAGGCTTACCTCGGTGTATTGGTGGACGATTTGATTACCTTGGGCACGAAAGAACCGTATCGCATGTTCACCAGTCGCGCCGAGCACCGTTTATTGTTGCGTGAAGACAATGCCGATCTGCGTTTGACTGAACAGGGTAGGGCGCTGGGCTTGGTGGATGACACCCGCTGGGCGGCCTTCTGCGAAAAACGCGAAGCTATCGAGCTGGAACAGCAACGTTTGCGCTCCACAGTATTACAACCGAACGCTGTTAGTGCGGAAGACAGCCAGCGTGTGTTTGGTGATGTTTTATCGCGGGATTACAAGCTGCATGACTTGTTACGTCGTCCGAATGTCACTTACGCAGATTTAACAGGCTTGCCTGCCGTGGGGAGTCCGGTGACGGATGAAAAAGTGGCAGAGCAGGTCGAAATCCAGTGCAAATACGCCGGTTACATCGAGCGTCAGCAAGGTGAAATCGACAAACAGCGCCGCCATGAGGAAACCCGCTTGCCGGATTGGCTGGATTACGCACAGGTACGCGGTTTATCCAACGAAGTCCGCCAGAAATTGCAGAGCCAACGCCCAGTTACTATTGGTCAGGCTGCCCGCACGCCGGGAATTACACCAGCCGCCATTTCATTGTTATTGGTTCACTTGAAAAAGGCTGGTTAAGGTATGGATGCGCATGAAACACAGTTACTTAACCGTTACCTGCAACTGCTGCAACGCTGGAACAAGGTCTACAACCTGACCGCTGTGCGTGATCCGGCTGAAATGCAATCTTTGCACATTGCTGACAGCATCAGTGTTGCGCCCTATTTGCGTGGGGAAACCTGTCTTGACGTGGGCAGTGGTGCTGGCTTGCCGGGGATTCCACTGGCTATTCTCCAGCCTGAACGTCATTTCACCCTGCTGGATACCAATGGCAAAAAGACCCGATTTATACAGCAAGCGGTGCTGGAGTTGGGTTTGAAGAACGTTACGGTGATTCAGACACGGGTGGAAAGCTGGCAGCCTGCTGGGCATTTTGACGCGATTATTAGCCGTGCCTTTGCCTCGCTCCGGGATTTTGTGACCTTTACCGGAAAACATGCCGGTGAAAATGGTATCCTCTATGCGATGAAGGGGCGCTACCCCGCCAGCGAACTGGCAGAACTCCCTGCCGGTTGGCGAGTCACGGCGCAGTACCCCTTGCATGTACCCGGCCTGGATGCAGAACGGCATCTCTTGGAATTACAACGAGACTAAACCCATGACGCAAGTTATCGCCATCGCCAACCAAAAAGGAGGCGTTGGTAAAACCACGACCACGGTTAATTTGGCAGCTTCTCTCGCCGCGATGAAGCGTCGGGTTTTGCTGGTGGATATGGATCCTCAAGGTAATGCCACTACGGGTGTTGGTTTAGAGAAGCATGGTCAAGCGGTGACACTGACGGATGTTCTGTTGGGAGATGCACAGGCCGCTGATATTTTGGAAGAATTGCCTAATAGCTTGCTCCACGTGCTACCAGGTTCGCCGGATGTCACCATCGCAGAGGTGAAGCTGATGAGTTGCGAGCGTCGCGAATACCATTTGCGCGATGCGCTAGCGCCGTTACTTGATGACTATGACTACATTTTGATCGACTGCCCACCCTCGCTCAACATGCTGACGGTGAACGCCTTGGTGGCAGCCGATGGTGTGATCATCCCGATGCAATGTGAGTACTATGCGCTAGAAGGTTTGAGTGCATTAGTGGGCACGATTGAACGCATTACGCAAACCGCGAATCCGCCATTGAAGGTCATGGGCTTGGTGCGCACCATGTACGACCCACGCAGCAATTTGGCGCGGGATGTTTCCGAACAGATCCAGGCATTCTTCAGGAACAAGGTTTACAATACGGCTATTCCCCGCAATATTCGTTTGGCAGAAGCACCCAGTCATGGTTTGTCTGCGCTTGAATACGATAAGGGTTCGCGTGGTGCACTGGCATACTTGGCTTTGGCTGCTGAAATGCTACGTAAGGATGGAGCCATCATTGCCTCGGATGGAGCGGAAGCATGGTGAAGAAACCGGCCTTGGGTCGTGGCCTCGACATGTTATTGAGTTCGGTGCGGGGTGAGGGCGAGCAGGCCGATGATACCGTATTGAAAACATTGCCGGTGGAACGTATCCGCCCCGGTCAGTACCAGCCGCGTACCCGTATGGATCCCGATGCCTTGCAGGAACTCGCCGATTCCATCAAGGCACAAGGCTTGGTGCAGCCTGTAGTGGTGCGCAAACTCGGTGGTGGTGAATACGAGCTGATTGCGGGTGAACGCCGCTGGCGTGCTTCACAGTTGGCTGGTTTGCATGAAATTCCCGCCGTGGTGCGTGAAATTCCTGATCAGGCTGCTGCGGCGATGTCCCTGATCGAAAATATCCAGCGCGAAGACCTCAATGCATTGGAAGAAGCGGGTGCTTTGCGTCGCCTGATTGATGAGTTTGGCCTGACCCACCAACAAACGGCTGAAGCAGTAGGGCGTTCCCGTGCAGCGGTCACCAATCTGTTACGCTTGCTGGACTTGCAGGCTGAAACCAAAGCGCTGGTGGATGCTGGGCAACTTGAAATGGGCCATGCGCGAGCCTTACTGGCCTTGCAGGGGCGGCAACAGGTCGATATTGCCGAAAAAGTTGCCCAACGGCAGATGTCCGTGCGCGAAACCGAGCGCTGGGTCAAAAACATACAGGAAGCAGGGCAGAAGCCTGCTACCGAATTCAAGCCACCCCCTGATGTGGTGAAGCTAGAACAAACCCTTGCGGACACCCTCGGTGCTAAAGTAGCCATCCGTTATAACCGTACCGGCAAGGGTAAATTGGTCATTGAATACAATAGTTTGGATGAGCTTGACGGTATTCTTGGTCATATTCAGTAAATTTTATGCTCAAGGTGTTGCTGCGAGGGAAGAATCGCTGCATAATACGCGCCTTGTTTTTCGGATTGGTTTTTCGGGAGAATACCCTTGCCTAACATAGCTTCAGCTAAAAAACGTGTTCGCCAGAGCGAAGTAAGCCGTATGCACAATCGTCATATGCGTACACGTTTACGTACACAAATTAAAAATGTCCTGCACGCTATTGCTGCTGGTGACCGTGAAGCTGCCCTGTCTGCTTATCAAGCGGCTGTGCCGGTAATTGATTCAATTGCTGACAAAGGCATCATTCACAAGAACAAAGCAGCACGCCATAAAAGCCGTCTGAACGCTCACATTAAAGCGTTGCAAGCCTGATCCAACGGATTGGTTTGATACGTTTTTCGAGGCCGGTTTTACGCAACCGGCCTTTCGTGTTTGTGTGGTGCTTATGCTGAAGGTTGGTCTGACAGGCGGCATCGGTTGTGGCAAGTCCACGGCAGTACGTCGTTTTCGGGAACTGGGTGTTCCTGTCATTGAGGCTGACCTGATAGCGCGTGAAGTGGTTGCCATCGGGCAGCCTGCTTTAGATGAAATCGTTGCCCTGTTTGGGTCGCACGCACTTCAGGATGACGGTGCGCTTAATCGTACTTGGTTACGCCAAACGGTTTTTAGCGACCCTTCACGCCTGCAACAACTCGAAGCTATCCTGCACCCCCGTATCCGCACCGAAATTCTCAACAGAATTGCCGCTTGCACGCACAGTGCCTACGTTATCGTTGACGTACCTTTGTTGTTTGAAAAGGACTATACTCAGCTCTTCCAACGTATTTTAGTGATTGACTGTTTGCCAGTTCAGCAGCGTACCCGTGTACAGATACGTGATGGCAGTGAAGATGCGGTAATCGAATCTATCATGCAGTCGCAAATAGGGCGTGAAGCGCGTTTGCAGCAAGCTGATGACGTTCTCAGCAATACCTCGTCAATTACTGATTTTTATGAAAAAATTGATAATCTAAATTTTGAATACGCAAAATTTTCAGATGCTTAGTTGCTTGTTCTATTAGCTTTTTGGTATAAAGACAATTCAATAGGGCTTGCAAAGTGTTTTATGATGATTTATGCACAACCGCTGAATGAAGACATCCGCCGAATTTCTGAGCCACACATGATTGGTTACGAACAACCGCTAAATGAAAAGATTCGTCTGTTTATGCGGCTAGAGCTGCTGACGGGGCGGTTCCTGTATCATATCTCGAAAAATCCACAACCTGAAGACACGGTTGCAGCACTGCATTTGCTGTTGGATTTGTATAATCTTTCTGCCCGCCTTGATGTCAAGAGTGAAATCCTCAAAGAAATTGACCGCATGGGGCAGTCTGCCCGCCTGTTAATGCGCCGGGAAGATGTCGATGCGACGCGTCTGGATGCGGTGTTGGAAAAACTCAACTACCACAGTGACCTGCTGTACCAACAGCGTGGGCAACTGGGGCAACACCTGAAAAATCATGTATTCTTTAATAGCTTGCGGCAGCGTTCCACCTTGCCGGGTGGCCTTAACGGTTTTGACATTCCGCTGTTCCATTATTGGCAGGAGCAGGCGATGCATGTGCGGGTCGAAGACTTGCGGGAATGGATCGAACCTTACGTGATAGCCAATGCAGCCGCTCGCGAACTGTTGAACATTGTGCGTGATTTTGGGGAACGTCAGGAAGAAGTCGCCAAGGAAGGGTTTTACCAATCCATGATGGAAGTGCGTAAGCCTTACCAGATGATGCGGGTGGAATTGCCGGATAACGTGGATTATTACCCGGAGATCAGTGCGGGCAAACAGCGCTTTACCCTGCGTTTTGTGAACGCGGACATGCTGGCTGAGCGCGGTAAGCAGAACCAGAAAGATGTGAATTTCACACTGGTGCTGTGTTCTTTCTAAGCCTATTCAGCCACTAAGGGCTTGATGGTATTACCGACAAGCGGGCTTTTAAGCCCGTTTGTCGTTTTTAGCGTTTGGGTTTAGCGTGGTAGGGTGTCCCAGATAGCCTGCTTGCTTGTTTCCGGCGCAGGTGTCGGTGCAGCAGGTGCTGTGATAACCGGCGTTGTTGGCGTAACAGGTTCCGTAGTTGCTGGTGGTGTGATTGCTGCTGGTGCCGGAACTGGAGCTGCGGTGGTGTTGGCGGGCATGATCGGGTCAACCACCAGGGTATCTTGCCGTAAGACAGTGCCATCATCATTTTGCACGGTTACTGTCCAGGTACCGGGCAGGTCTGGGGTAATGGTCTTGCTGGAATGTACCCGCCAACGTTGCCCGCCGACCGGGAATTGCAGCCCAAGTTGGAATGCACCGTCTTTTTCCCAGCGATGGGTAATGACGTGCCCTTGTAGGCCGACCAGTTCCGTAAAGTAATACACGGTTTGCCCAGCGCTGATCCTTGCCAATTGGCTATCCGGTTCACGGTCAGTGATCCCGGTGGTGAAGGCCGCACGTGCGACCTGTGGTGTCAGCGTTGGTGCTGGAGCTACAACGGGTAAGCTGTCTTCTGCCCACACGCTGTACGAAGCTAGCCCCATCATCAGCAGCAATGCGGTCGTTTTCAAGTTCATGTTCAACATGTTTGTGGTTCTCTGTAGAATTAGATAATTAGAATATTATGATATTCATAAGTGATAGTTTACTGTATTTTCTGAATGTTCTCCAAGAATGCTGTGTGTAGGCTTGCCCCTGATGGCAACTTAGGCTTTACTATCTTATTTGCACAATCAGGCAGGATTCAATATGCCGAAAAAACAGACTGAAACCAATGCGGCGACACAACCGGATTTCGAGACGGCGATGGCAGAGCTAGAAGGGCTGGTGCAGCGCATGGAAGGCGGCGAGTTATCGCTGGAAGATTCGCTCAAGGAGTTTGAGCGCGGGGTAAAGCTAACCCGCTTGTGTCAGGAAGCCCTCAAAGTGGCGGAACAGCGGGTTAAATTACTGAGCGCTGACGGTCAGGAGAGTGATTTTGCGCCGCAAGGAGATGCCTGATGCTGAATGTGCGTAACCGTTTACAAGCTTGGCAAGAGCGCATCGAGTCAGTGCTGGATGAGATCCTTCCACCGGCATCAACCCACCCCGCTAAGCTGCATGAAGCCTTGCGCTATTCGGTGCTGGATGGCGGCAAGCGGATGCGTCCGCTGCTGGTGTATGCGACCGGGGAAGCGTTAGGCATTGCGCCCGAGCATCTGGATGTGCAGGCCGCAGCGGTTGAGCTGATCCATGTGTATTCCTTGGTGCATGATGATTTGCCTGCGATGGATGATGATGATCTGCGTCGGGGCAAGCCGACCTGTCACAAGGCTTTCGATGAGCCAACTGCGATTTTAGTGGGGGATGCGTTACAGGCGTTGGCGTTCCAAATTTTGGCGGCACACCCCCGCATGACGGCTTCACCAGCACAACGCTTGCGCATGATTGAACAATTGGGGCAGGCGGCGGGTTCGCGTGGCATGGTGGGTGGTCAGGCGCTTGATCTGGCGGCAGTCGGACAGCAGTTGACAGAAATTGAGCTGGAAAACATGCACATCCACAAAACCGGGGCATTGATCCGTGCCAGTGTGCTGTTAGCGGCGTATAGTGTAGATGCTATTGATGTGGAGCGTTTGCAGCAACTGGATCACTTTGCCAAATGCATTGGTTTGGCGTTTCAGGTGCAGGACGATATTTTGGACGTGGAAAGTGATACCCAAACGCTGGGTAAAACCCGTGGAGCAGATGCCGCAGCGGGAAAACCCACGTACTCTTCCATCATTGGCCTGTCCGCTTCCAAGATGAAACTACAGGATTTGTATGACGAAGCTTTGAATGCTTTGGTATCCTTGGGGGATTCTGCTGACTCGTTGCGGTGTTGTGCCGAGTTTACGGTCAAGCGCATACGATAAATAAAAACAGGAAATAGGAAGAAATATGCCCGCCACAGTGCCACCTTTACGGTTGATGATTAGGGGTTAATTACGTGCTTGATACCATCCACTCTCCTGCCGATTTACGTCGTCTGGAACTTGAGGCGCTACCTGCGTTATGCGCTGAGTTGCGTGAATTTTTACTGAATTCGGTATCTACCGGGGGAGGCCACTTTTCATCAAATCTAGGAACGGTCGAGCTGACGGTGGCGCTGCATTATGCCTTCGAGACACCGCGTGACAAGTTGGTGTGGGATGTGGGGCATCAGGCTTACCCCCACAAGATCCTCACCGGGCGGCGTGAGCAGATGGATAGTATTCGCCAGAAAGATGGCCTGGCAGGTTTCCCCAAGCGCTCTGAAAGTGAGTACGACACGTTTGGGGTGGGGCATTCCAGCACTTCAATCAGTGCGGCGCTGGGTATGGCGTTGGCAGCACAGCATAAGGGCGAAGATTACGAGTCCATCGCGATTATCGGGGATGGTGCGATGACGGCGGGGATGGCGTATGAGGCATTGAATCACGCAGGTGATTTGGATGCCAACCTGATCGTCATCCTCAATGACAATGAAATGTCGATTTCGCCGAATGTGGGGGCATTACGCAAATACCTGACGCGCTTGCTGTCGGGGCGGATGTATTCGACCATGCGTGAAAGCGGCAAGAAGGCGCTATCGCACAGCAAATCCCTCTCCAAACTGGTGAAGCTCACCGAAGAACACATGAAAGGCATGGTATTGCCTGGCACGCTGTTCGAGGAAATGGGCTTCAAATATTACGGGCCGATCGACGGGCATGATGTGGAAGAGTTGGTGCATGTCCTGCACAACCTAAAAAACATCAAAGGGCCGCGCTTGTTGCACGTGCTGACCCAGAAAGGCAAGGGCTACGAGCCTGCGGAAGAAGACCCTTGTGCGTATCATGGCGTAACGCCGTTCAACCTGAAAACCGGGCTGGTGGCGAGTGCCAAGAAATCCACACCAACGTATACGCAAGTGTTTGGGCAGTGGCTGTGTGACATGGCAGAACAGGATGAGCGCTTGGTTGGTATTACACCCGCCATGCGCGAAGGTTCGGGGCTGGTGGCCTTTTCTGAGCGTTTTCCTAGCCGCTATTTTGATGTGGGCATTGCTGAACAGCACGCAGTGACACTGGCTGCCGGTTTGGCTTGTGATGGCGTTAAGCCGGTGGTGGCTATTTATTCCACGTTTCTGCAACGCGCTTATGATCAATTGCTGCACGATGTAGCGATCCAAAACCTGCCCGTGGTGTTTGCGATTGACCGCGCCGGGTTGGTGGGCGCGGATGGGCCGACGCATTCCGGTAATTACGATTTGTCATTCCTGCGCTGTGTGCCGAACATGGTGGTGATGGCACCGACCGAAGAAAATGAGTGCCGCCAGATGTTGTACACGGCCTTCCAGATGGATTGCCCGACAGCGGTGCGTTACCCGCGTGGCAAGGGTATTGGGGTAGAGCCACAAGCAGAGATGCAGGCGATACCGCTGGGTAAGGCGCTGAAACTGCGTGCTGGGCAGTCGGTAGCTATTCTG from Thiothrix litoralis encodes the following:
- the mnmG gene encoding tRNA uridine-5-carboxymethylaminomethyl(34) synthesis enzyme MnmG — protein: MHYPQPYDVIVIGGGHAGTEAALAAARMGQRTLLLTHNIETIGAMSCNPAIGGIGKGHLVKEVDALGGAMAHAADRGGIQFRTLNSSKGAAVRATRAQADRVRYKAAIRTIVENQPNLHMFQQAVDDLLVEGDTVVGVRTQMGLSFTARAVVLTSGTFLAGKIHIGLSNHAGGRAGDPPSMALAERLRELPFRVDRLKTGTPPRIDARSIDFSKLEEQPGDTPTPVFSFLGNVAEHPPQVSCHITYTNPQTHDIIRSGLDRSPMYTGVIEGIGPRYCPSIEDKVVRFADKDRHQIFIEPEGLDTHEVYPNGISTSLPFDVQYALVRSMAGLENAHITRPGYAIEYDFFDPRDLKPTLETKAMHGLFFAGQINGTTGYEEAAAQGLLAGLNAGLYAQEKDGWSPRRDQAYLGVLVDDLITLGTKEPYRMFTSRAEHRLLLREDNADLRLTEQGRALGLVDDTRWAAFCEKREAIELEQQRLRSTVLQPNAVSAEDSQRVFGDVLSRDYKLHDLLRRPNVTYADLTGLPAVGSPVTDEKVAEQVEIQCKYAGYIERQQGEIDKQRRHEETRLPDWLDYAQVRGLSNEVRQKLQSQRPVTIGQAARTPGITPAAISLLLVHLKKAG
- the rsmG gene encoding 16S rRNA (guanine(527)-N(7))-methyltransferase RsmG, coding for MDAHETQLLNRYLQLLQRWNKVYNLTAVRDPAEMQSLHIADSISVAPYLRGETCLDVGSGAGLPGIPLAILQPERHFTLLDTNGKKTRFIQQAVLELGLKNVTVIQTRVESWQPAGHFDAIISRAFASLRDFVTFTGKHAGENGILYAMKGRYPASELAELPAGWRVTAQYPLHVPGLDAERHLLELQRD
- a CDS encoding ParA family protein, whose amino-acid sequence is MTQVIAIANQKGGVGKTTTTVNLAASLAAMKRRVLLVDMDPQGNATTGVGLEKHGQAVTLTDVLLGDAQAADILEELPNSLLHVLPGSPDVTIAEVKLMSCERREYHLRDALAPLLDDYDYILIDCPPSLNMLTVNALVAADGVIIPMQCEYYALEGLSALVGTIERITQTANPPLKVMGLVRTMYDPRSNLARDVSEQIQAFFRNKVYNTAIPRNIRLAEAPSHGLSALEYDKGSRGALAYLALAAEMLRKDGAIIASDGAEAW
- a CDS encoding ParB/RepB/Spo0J family partition protein, coding for MVKKPALGRGLDMLLSSVRGEGEQADDTVLKTLPVERIRPGQYQPRTRMDPDALQELADSIKAQGLVQPVVVRKLGGGEYELIAGERRWRASQLAGLHEIPAVVREIPDQAAAAMSLIENIQREDLNALEEAGALRRLIDEFGLTHQQTAEAVGRSRAAVTNLLRLLDLQAETKALVDAGQLEMGHARALLALQGRQQVDIAEKVAQRQMSVRETERWVKNIQEAGQKPATEFKPPPDVVKLEQTLADTLGAKVAIRYNRTGKGKLVIEYNSLDELDGILGHIQ
- the rpsT gene encoding 30S ribosomal protein S20, which produces MPNIASAKKRVRQSEVSRMHNRHMRTRLRTQIKNVLHAIAAGDREAALSAYQAAVPVIDSIADKGIIHKNKAARHKSRLNAHIKALQA
- the coaE gene encoding dephospho-CoA kinase (Dephospho-CoA kinase (CoaE) performs the final step in coenzyme A biosynthesis.), translating into MLKVGLTGGIGCGKSTAVRRFRELGVPVIEADLIAREVVAIGQPALDEIVALFGSHALQDDGALNRTWLRQTVFSDPSRLQQLEAILHPRIRTEILNRIAACTHSAYVIVDVPLLFEKDYTQLFQRILVIDCLPVQQRTRVQIRDGSEDAVIESIMQSQIGREARLQQADDVLSNTSSITDFYEKIDNLNFEYAKFSDA
- the zapD gene encoding cell division protein ZapD codes for the protein MMIYAQPLNEDIRRISEPHMIGYEQPLNEKIRLFMRLELLTGRFLYHISKNPQPEDTVAALHLLLDLYNLSARLDVKSEILKEIDRMGQSARLLMRREDVDATRLDAVLEKLNYHSDLLYQQRGQLGQHLKNHVFFNSLRQRSTLPGGLNGFDIPLFHYWQEQAMHVRVEDLREWIEPYVIANAAARELLNIVRDFGERQEEVAKEGFYQSMMEVRKPYQMMRVELPDNVDYYPEISAGKQRFTLRFVNADMLAERGKQNQKDVNFTLVLCSF
- a CDS encoding DUF2914 domain-containing protein: MLNMNLKTTALLLMMGLASYSVWAEDSLPVVAPAPTLTPQVARAAFTTGITDREPDSQLARISAGQTVYYFTELVGLQGHVITHRWEKDGAFQLGLQFPVGGQRWRVHSSKTITPDLPGTWTVTVQNDDGTVLRQDTLVVDPIMPANTTAAPVPAPAAITPPATTEPVTPTTPVITAPAAPTPAPETSKQAIWDTLPR
- a CDS encoding exodeoxyribonuclease VII small subunit, which encodes MPKKQTETNAATQPDFETAMAELEGLVQRMEGGELSLEDSLKEFERGVKLTRLCQEALKVAEQRVKLLSADGQESDFAPQGDA
- the ispA gene encoding (2E,6E)-farnesyl diphosphate synthase — its product is MLNVRNRLQAWQERIESVLDEILPPASTHPAKLHEALRYSVLDGGKRMRPLLVYATGEALGIAPEHLDVQAAAVELIHVYSLVHDDLPAMDDDDLRRGKPTCHKAFDEPTAILVGDALQALAFQILAAHPRMTASPAQRLRMIEQLGQAAGSRGMVGGQALDLAAVGQQLTEIELENMHIHKTGALIRASVLLAAYSVDAIDVERLQQLDHFAKCIGLAFQVQDDILDVESDTQTLGKTRGADAAAGKPTYSSIIGLSASKMKLQDLYDEALNALVSLGDSADSLRCCAEFTVKRIR
- the dxs gene encoding 1-deoxy-D-xylulose-5-phosphate synthase, coding for MLDTIHSPADLRRLELEALPALCAELREFLLNSVSTGGGHFSSNLGTVELTVALHYAFETPRDKLVWDVGHQAYPHKILTGRREQMDSIRQKDGLAGFPKRSESEYDTFGVGHSSTSISAALGMALAAQHKGEDYESIAIIGDGAMTAGMAYEALNHAGDLDANLIVILNDNEMSISPNVGALRKYLTRLLSGRMYSTMRESGKKALSHSKSLSKLVKLTEEHMKGMVLPGTLFEEMGFKYYGPIDGHDVEELVHVLHNLKNIKGPRLLHVLTQKGKGYEPAEEDPCAYHGVTPFNLKTGLVASAKKSTPTYTQVFGQWLCDMAEQDERLVGITPAMREGSGLVAFSERFPSRYFDVGIAEQHAVTLAAGLACDGVKPVVAIYSTFLQRAYDQLLHDVAIQNLPVVFAIDRAGLVGADGPTHSGNYDLSFLRCVPNMVVMAPTEENECRQMLYTAFQMDCPTAVRYPRGKGIGVEPQAEMQAIPLGKALKLRAGQSVAILLFGSLLAEAQAAAEELDATLVNMRFVKPLDKLMIRELAQSHDLLVTLEDNAVMGGAGSAVNEYLHEAGLAVEVMNLGLPDSYIDHAQREDQLAACGLDAQGIVQRVNAGYGGRIRIGVTLYPVPQYVTK